A region of Ornithodoros turicata isolate Travis chromosome 5, ASM3712646v1, whole genome shotgun sequence DNA encodes the following proteins:
- the LOC135394023 gene encoding FMRFamide receptor-like isoform X2, which produces MHPDYISNCTIGGIANVPSWLCGPDPSSYMYPLVPSSNDTTDIPYSMYDASNLSSPALSWDNGTSPAPTPESPYSQLLDSSRFWIQRVLVPIITIIGVVGNTVTIVIMTRRRMRSSTNSYLAALAICDMLYLLCVFALSLKHYQFIQEQGLYIYYNCFPLIVMLADACSNTSVWLTATFTMERYIAVCHPIRGKVLCTESRARKAIFIVFAFCFSFTLPTLFEYSVTEKHDPVTNTTRTHLDASELGKNELYKKIYYWLTVVLFTVIPFLLLAIFNAFLVRSVHLSRKQRSRMTQRTDSSRDNQENKITVMLIAVVILFFVCQLPTAVTLLYTSIRSPEPDTDGEKLIFILGNIFNFLMTINAAGNFILYCLLSQKYRRTFLQIFCPCTTSRFARLQSVYHYSGAPATMNSVQDDNSPAGNRRFSSTRSVKSTRSNSASVVVDNQKVPASQGSFLKVPGQQEKEVNSNDAHSDRTSGTSEKNSGAKDCVVVIRGDGAPTNKCIHTSV; this is translated from the coding sequence ATGCATCCAGACTATATCAGCAATTGCACAATAGGCGGAATCGCTAATGTGCCATCATGGCTTTGTGGGCCggacccttcctcctacatgtACCCGTTGGTACCGTCCAGCAACGATACCACGGACATACCGTACTCTATGTATGACGCCAGTAACCTGTCATCGCCCGCTTTGTCCTGGGACAATGGAACCTCCCCGGCTCCCACGCCAGAATCTCCGTACAGCCAATTGTTGGACAGCAGCCGGTTCTGGATACAACGAGTCCTGGTACCTATCATCACTATCATAGGTGTCGTGGGTAACACGGTCACCATCGTTATCATGACCAGACGCCGTATGCGGTCATCGACCAATAGTTATCTCGCCGCGCTCGCAATCTGCGACATGTTGTACCTACTCTGCGTGTTCGCCCTATCGCTGAAGCATTACCAGTTCATCCAGGAACAAGGACTGTACATCTATTACAACTGTTTCCCTCTCATTGTGATGCTGGCCGACGCCTGCAGTAATACGTCTGTTTGGCTCACGGCGACCTTCACGATGGAGAGGTACATAGCAGTTTGCCATCCGATTCGGGGAAAGGTGCTCTGTACTGAGTCCCGAGCTCGGAAAGCCATCTTTATCGTTTTCGCATTCTGTTTTTCCTTCACGTTGCCAACCTTGTTTGAATACTCCGTAACGGAAAAGCACGATCCCGTTACTAACACTACGAGGACCCATTTAGATGCGTCCGAATTGGGAAAAAACGAATTATATAAGAAGATCTACTACTGGCTCACCGTTGTACTCTTCACTGTCATTCCGTTCCTTCTCCTAGCAATCTTCAACGCTTTCCTCGTGCGTTCTGTGCATCTGTCGCGAAAGCAGCGATCTCGAATGACACAAAGGACAGACAGTTCACGGGATAACCAAGAGAATAAGATCACAGTGATGCTTATCGCCGTAGTGATTCTCTTCTTTGTCTGCCAGCTCCCTACAGCGGTGACACTGCTGTACACGTCAATTCGTTCGCCGGAACCCGACACTGACGGTGAGAAACTCATATTTATCCTGGGAAATATTTTCAACTTCCTCATGACCATCAACGCAGCGGGTAACTTCATTCTGTACTGTCTACTGAGCCAGAAGTACAGGCGTACCTTTTTACAAATCTTCTGCCCATGCACCACGAGTCGTTTTGCGAGGCTCCAGTCCGTGTACCACTACAGTGGGGCACCCGCGACTATGAATTCGGTCCAGGACGACAATAGTCCTGCTGGTAACAGGAGGTTTAGTAGCACTCGTTCTGTGAAGTCGACCAGGTCAAACTCTGCGTCAGTGGTCGTTGACAACCAGAAAGTGCCAGCGTCTCAGGGCTCCTTCCTCAAGGTTCCAGGACAACAGGAGAAAGAGGTGAACAGCAATGATGCTCACAGCGATCGTACCAGCGGAACCAGCGAGAAGAACAGT
- the LOC135394023 gene encoding FMRFamide receptor-like isoform X1: MHPDYISNCTIGGIANVPSWLCGPDPSSYMYPLVPSSNDTTDIPYSMYDASNLSSPALSWDNGTSPAPTPESPYSQLLDSSRFWIQRVLVPIITIIGVVGNTVTIVIMTRRRMRSSTNSYLAALAICDMLYLLCVFALSLKHYQFIQEQGLYIYYNCFPLIVMLADACSNTSVWLTATFTMERYIAVCHPIRGKVLCTESRARKAIFIVFAFCFSFTLPTLFEYSVTEKHDPVTNTTRTHLDASELGKNELYKKIYYWLTVVLFTVIPFLLLAIFNAFLVRSVHLSRKQRSRMTQRTDSSRDNQENKITVMLIAVVILFFVCQLPTAVTLLYTSIRSPEPDTDGEKLIFILGNIFNFLMTINAAGNFILYCLLSQKYRRTFLQIFCPCTTSRFARLQSVYHYSGAPATMNSVQDDNSPAGNRRFSSTRSVKSTRSNSASVVVDNQKVPASQGSFLKVPGQQEKEVNSNDAHSDRTSGTSEKNSVSCGVTCSLWRKLKLARKAASGVGANHTADHVIPLQGAKDCVVVIRGDGAPTNKCIHTSV, from the coding sequence ATGCATCCAGACTATATCAGCAATTGCACAATAGGCGGAATCGCTAATGTGCCATCATGGCTTTGTGGGCCggacccttcctcctacatgtACCCGTTGGTACCGTCCAGCAACGATACCACGGACATACCGTACTCTATGTATGACGCCAGTAACCTGTCATCGCCCGCTTTGTCCTGGGACAATGGAACCTCCCCGGCTCCCACGCCAGAATCTCCGTACAGCCAATTGTTGGACAGCAGCCGGTTCTGGATACAACGAGTCCTGGTACCTATCATCACTATCATAGGTGTCGTGGGTAACACGGTCACCATCGTTATCATGACCAGACGCCGTATGCGGTCATCGACCAATAGTTATCTCGCCGCGCTCGCAATCTGCGACATGTTGTACCTACTCTGCGTGTTCGCCCTATCGCTGAAGCATTACCAGTTCATCCAGGAACAAGGACTGTACATCTATTACAACTGTTTCCCTCTCATTGTGATGCTGGCCGACGCCTGCAGTAATACGTCTGTTTGGCTCACGGCGACCTTCACGATGGAGAGGTACATAGCAGTTTGCCATCCGATTCGGGGAAAGGTGCTCTGTACTGAGTCCCGAGCTCGGAAAGCCATCTTTATCGTTTTCGCATTCTGTTTTTCCTTCACGTTGCCAACCTTGTTTGAATACTCCGTAACGGAAAAGCACGATCCCGTTACTAACACTACGAGGACCCATTTAGATGCGTCCGAATTGGGAAAAAACGAATTATATAAGAAGATCTACTACTGGCTCACCGTTGTACTCTTCACTGTCATTCCGTTCCTTCTCCTAGCAATCTTCAACGCTTTCCTCGTGCGTTCTGTGCATCTGTCGCGAAAGCAGCGATCTCGAATGACACAAAGGACAGACAGTTCACGGGATAACCAAGAGAATAAGATCACAGTGATGCTTATCGCCGTAGTGATTCTCTTCTTTGTCTGCCAGCTCCCTACAGCGGTGACACTGCTGTACACGTCAATTCGTTCGCCGGAACCCGACACTGACGGTGAGAAACTCATATTTATCCTGGGAAATATTTTCAACTTCCTCATGACCATCAACGCAGCGGGTAACTTCATTCTGTACTGTCTACTGAGCCAGAAGTACAGGCGTACCTTTTTACAAATCTTCTGCCCATGCACCACGAGTCGTTTTGCGAGGCTCCAGTCCGTGTACCACTACAGTGGGGCACCCGCGACTATGAATTCGGTCCAGGACGACAATAGTCCTGCTGGTAACAGGAGGTTTAGTAGCACTCGTTCTGTGAAGTCGACCAGGTCAAACTCTGCGTCAGTGGTCGTTGACAACCAGAAAGTGCCAGCGTCTCAGGGCTCCTTCCTCAAGGTTCCAGGACAACAGGAGAAAGAGGTGAACAGCAATGATGCTCACAGCGATCGTACCAGCGGAACCAGCGAGAAGAACAGTGTGAGTTGTGGTGTTACATGTTCTCTCTGGCGTAAGCTAAAATTGGCCCGCAAGGCGGCGTCTGGTGTTGGCGCTAATCATACAGCTGATCACGTGATTCCACTTC